A region from the Spirochaetota bacterium genome encodes:
- the rplT gene encoding 50S ribosomal protein L20, translating into MPRARNGSVRKNRVKKVLFRAKGHRGNRSTQIRTAKPSVMHGLAYAYRDRRDKKSMFRRLWNIRINAGARAHGLSYSQLIHGLKKANVILDRKMLSNLAAEDDAAFKEIVALAQKNLA; encoded by the coding sequence ATGCCACGGGCACGAAACGGCTCGGTCAGGAAGAACCGGGTAAAAAAAGTACTCTTCCGCGCGAAAGGACATCGCGGCAACCGTTCCACGCAGATACGCACGGCAAAACCGTCGGTCATGCACGGACTCGCCTATGCCTATCGCGATCGGCGCGATAAAAAGTCGATGTTCCGCCGTTTGTGGAACATACGCATCAATGCCGGCGCACGCGCGCACGGGCTTTCCTACAGCCAGCTCATCCACGGACTCAAGAAGGCGAACGTCATCCTTGACCGGAAGATGCTCTCCAATCTCGCCGCCGAGGACGATGCTGCGTTCAAGGAGATCGTCGCGCTCGCCCAGAAGAATCTCGCGTAG
- the rpmI gene encoding 50S ribosomal protein L35, with the protein MGYKMKTNSAAKKRFKVTASGKVKYRRAFGRHNLGKVKKPSTKRKYRKLAIIHKTNHYEMIRLLPYMNK; encoded by the coding sequence ATGGGCTACAAAATGAAGACCAACAGCGCTGCCAAGAAGCGCTTCAAGGTGACCGCAAGCGGCAAGGTGAAATACCGCCGCGCATTCGGACGACATAATCTTGGAAAGGTCAAAAAGCCGAGCACGAAGCGAAAATACAGGAAGCTCGCCATCATCCATAAGACGAACCATTATGAGATGATCCGCCTTCTCCCCTACATGAACAAATAA
- the infC gene encoding translation initiation factor IF-3, which produces MAFGGGRDISERMNEEITAKEVRVIDENRVQVGVLATAQALSMARERGMDLIEISPDASPPVCRIIDHGKYRFELQKRLKETRKKQKVVHLKEIKMRPKIDVHDYSFKLNHIKEFLAEGDKVKFTIMFRGREMSHTQIGFEVMKRALEDLKDFAVVEKEPKLEGRNITAVLGHKK; this is translated from the coding sequence ATGGCGTTTGGCGGCGGTCGTGACATCAGTGAACGGATGAACGAGGAAATCACTGCGAAGGAAGTTCGGGTGATAGACGAGAATCGGGTGCAGGTGGGCGTGCTTGCCACCGCACAGGCGCTCTCCATGGCGCGTGAACGCGGCATGGACCTCATCGAGATATCGCCCGATGCAAGCCCCCCGGTATGCCGTATCATTGACCACGGTAAATACCGCTTTGAGCTGCAGAAGCGTCTCAAGGAGACGAGGAAAAAGCAGAAGGTCGTGCATCTGAAAGAGATAAAGATGCGCCCGAAGATCGATGTCCATGATTACTCGTTCAAGCTGAACCACATCAAGGAATTCCTCGCCGAGGGCGACAAGGTGAAGTTCACCATCATGTTCCGCGGGCGGGAGATGAGCCACACGCAGATAGGCTTTGAGGTCATGAAGCGTGCGCTTGAGGACCTGAAGGATTTCGCCGTCGTGGAAAAAGAGCCGAAGCTCGAGGGGCGCAATATCACCGCCGTCCTCGGTCATAAGAAATAG